The Primulina eburnea isolate SZY01 chromosome 6, ASM2296580v1, whole genome shotgun sequence genome contains a region encoding:
- the LOC140835256 gene encoding uncharacterized protein, whose protein sequence is MEDLRGWFFLSNRKWGRNRNDISLGGRDQGCGEVNFRASNNEAEYEALLVGLRAARSMGVTRAVLYSDSQLVIQQSKGKFEVKNEKMVRYAQGIETAKEDFSELIMKQISRAENEAANRLAKMASSLDHPPEPELVGQELVSQIDHLQAEKVDMLEEDWGYEIQQYLCHGKVPAESKRAREVKRRALRFSLLDGILYKISFSRPLLKCLGPKEAGYVLREIHEGCCGNHLGSV, encoded by the coding sequence ATGGAAGATCTTCGTGGATGGTTCTTCTTGTCGAACAGGAAGTGGGGTCGGAATCGTAATGATATCTCCTTGGGGGGAAGAGACCAAGGTTGCGGTGAGGTGAACTTCCGAGCCTCCAATAATGAGGCCGAGTACGAAGCACTTTTGGTCGGGCTAAGGGCTGCTCGAAGCATGGGTGTTACTCGGGCCGTCCTCTATTCTGACTCTCAATTGGTAATACAGCAAAGTAAGGGTAAGTTCGAGGTGAAAAATGAGAAAATGGTCAGATACGCCCAAGGTATTGAAACAGCTAAGGAGGACTTCTCAGAGTTAATCATGAAACAAATCTCTCGAGCTGAGAACGAAGCGGCAAATAGGTTGGCCAAAATGGCCAGTTCTCTTGATCATCCCCCGGAACCAGAGCTAGTCGGACAAGAGCTTGTCTCGCAAATTGATCATCTCCAAGCTGAGAAAGTAGATATGTTGGAGGAAGATTGGGGATACGAGATTCAGCAATACTTATGTCATGGGAAAGTCCCGGCTGAATCAAAAAGAGCTCGAGAAGTCAAGAGGAGGGCACTCCGCTTCTCGCTCCTGGATGGAATACTGTATAAGATATCTTTTTCTAGACCTCTCTTGAAGTGTTTGGGTCCAAAAGAAGCTGGTTATGTCCTTCGAGAAATCCATGAAGGGTGTTGTGGTAATCACCTAGGGAGTGTATGA